A DNA window from Mastomys coucha isolate ucsf_1 unplaced genomic scaffold, UCSF_Mcou_1 pScaffold21, whole genome shotgun sequence contains the following coding sequences:
- the LOC116100704 gene encoding olfactory receptor 52A1-like has product MGYTNLSYMNPGTVILIGIPGLEHVQFWIGFPFFVVCLVALLGNLFLLIIIPTERSLHQPMYIFLAVLAATDLGLCLAIAPKMLAIFWFGSCSMAFDACLTQLFFIHALQGVESGILLAMAFDRYVAICDPLRHTSILTPLFLLRVVLMVAVRATVLVGILPVLLKRLQRFHSVVIVHSYCEHMAVVKLVAEDVHINKSYGLFVAFAILGFDMIFVFLSYILIFRAVFRLPQKEARSKAFNTCTAHIVVFLEFYILAFFSFFSHRFGHVSPYVHILLSTIYLLLPPALNPIVYGVKTKEIRKWVVQIFVLKSNTQ; this is encoded by the coding sequence ATGGGTTATACCAACTTGTCATATATGAACCCAGGGACAGTGATTCTGATTGGCATCCCTGGACTGGAGCATGTGCAGTTTTGGATTGGATTTCCCTTCTTTGTTGTATGTCTTGTGGCTTTGCTGGGAAACCTCTTCCTGCTAATCATTATCCCCACAGAACGCAGTCTACACCAACCTATGTACATTTTCTTGGCCGTACTGGCAGCTACTGACCTTGGTCTCTGTCTAGCCATTGCTCCTAAGATGTTGGCCATCTTCTGGTTTGGTTCATGTTCCATGGCTTTTGATGCTTGCCTCACCCAGCTCTTCTTCATTCACGCCTTGCAAGGAGTGGAATCTGGCATTCTGCTTGCCATGGCCTTTGACCGCTACGTCGCCATCTGCGATCCTCTGAGGCACACGTCCATCCTTacacctttatttttacttcGAGTCGTTCTGATGGTTGCAGTTCGGGCAACTGTGCTTGTTGGGATTTTACCTGTTCTCCTCAAGCGACTGCAAAGGTTCCACTCTGTTGTGATTGTACATTCTTACTGTGAGCACATGGCTGTAGTCAAGTTGGTGGCAGAAGATGTCCATATTAATAAATCATATGGGCTTTTTGTGGCTTTTGCAATTTTAGGTTTTGACATGATATTTGTTTTCCTCTCCTACATTTTGATTTTCCGTGCTGTTTTTCGTCTTCCTCAGAAAGAGGCACGAAGCAAAGCATTCAACACTTGTACTGCTCATATTGTTGTCTTCCTGGAGTTTTATATTCtagcctttttttcctttttcagtcaCCGCTTTGGTCATGTATCACCCTATGTCCACATCTTATTGTCTAccatctatctgcttctgccacCTGCCCTTAACCCCATTGTCTATGGTGTGAAGACAAAGGAGATCCGCAAATGGGTTGTGCAAATTTTTGTTCTGAAGTCTAATACTCAGTGA
- the LOC116100705 gene encoding olfactory receptor 52K1-like: protein MPSCNNSIPQPLIFILAGIPGLESSHGWFSISFFLIFVITIIGNVTILNIVWIEKTLHEPMFLLLATLSVVDLCLVTVTVPRMLGIFWLNAKEISLEACLTQMFFIPSFYVMESGILVAMAFDRFAAILYPLRYTAILDSNTLVKMALAILARAVAVVTPAPILTKRLERFQTQVISYSYCAYMAVVMIACGDIFNHVIYGLMVIVASVGIDLLFVILSYTLILCAVFRIPSWQARSKALSTCGSHLCVISLFYSPVVFSVLSQILGYHMAPYLQIIIDNLYFLVPPMVNPLIYAARTKQMRERVLRVINCQRK, encoded by the coding sequence ATGCCCTCATGTAATAACTCTATTCCTCAGCCCTTGATATTTATCCTGGCTGGAATCCCAGGCCTTGAATCCTCCCATGGCTGGTTTTCTATATCCTTTTTCTTGATATTTGTAATAACCATCATAGGAAATGTCACCATTTTAAATATCGTTTGGATAGAGAAGACTCTCCATGAGCCGATGTTTCTCCTCTTGGCTACACTATCAGTTGTGGACTTGTGCCTGGTTACAGTCACTGTACCCCGAATGCTAGGAATCTTCTGGCTGAATGCCAAAGAAATCAGTCTTGAAGCCTGCCTCACACAGATGTTTTTCATCCCATCCTTTTATGTCATGGAATCGGGGATCCTCGTGGCCATGGCTTTTGATAGATTTGCAGCTATTTTGTATCCTTTGAGGTACACAGCCATCCTCGACAGCAACACGCTTGTAAAGATGGCACTGGCTATACTGGCAAGGGCAGTGGCAGTGGTCACCCCTGCACCAATCCTAACTAAAAGACTGGAAAGATTCCAAACCCAGGTCATTAGTTATTCCTACTGTGCCTACATGGCTGTAGTGATGATTGCTTGTGGAGACATCTTCAACCACGTTATCTATGGCCTCATGGTTATTGTAGCATCTGTGGGGATTGACCTACTTTTTGTCATTCTGTCATACACGCTCATCCTTTGTGCTGTCTTTCGTATTCCGTCTTGGCAAGCCAGGAGCAAAGCTCTCAGCACATGTGGTTCTCATCTTTGTGTCATTAGTCTGTTTTATTCTCCAGTTGTATTTTCTGTCTTATCCCAGATTTTAGGGTACCATATGGCTCCCTACTTACAGATTATAATTGACAATTTGTATTTCCTGGTGCCTCCTATGGTCAACCCCTTAATATATGCAGCCCGAACCAAACAGATGCGGGAGCGGGTATTGCGGGTAATAAACTGTCAGAGGAAATGA